The following are from one region of the Tenacibaculum dicentrarchi genome:
- a CDS encoding substrate-binding domain-containing protein codes for MTTLKVGGVPEHFNYPWYVALKNKEFTKQNINLRWQDFPGGTGAMCKALRSGDVDIAIVLTEGIIKDINNGNPSKITQTFVKSPLIWGIHVAANSRFKKIEDLENATVAISRFGSGSHLMAIVNAHNNGWDIDQLKFKVVGSLQGGIDALTNGDADYFMWEHFTTKPLVDNATFRRLGDCPTPWPCFVIAVRNEVLENNFEEVKKILAIINQYTGDFKDTPDIDKILAHRYEQQLDDIQKWLSITQWNDGEAVTEKLISSIQNKMQDFNVIDTKRDSGELIRNMYL; via the coding sequence ATGACAACCTTAAAAGTTGGTGGTGTACCAGAACACTTTAATTATCCGTGGTATGTTGCTTTAAAAAACAAAGAATTTACCAAGCAAAATATCAATTTGCGTTGGCAAGATTTCCCTGGTGGAACAGGTGCTATGTGTAAAGCATTACGATCTGGAGACGTAGATATCGCTATTGTTTTAACCGAAGGAATTATTAAAGATATTAATAATGGAAATCCGTCTAAAATAACGCAAACCTTCGTGAAAAGCCCTTTAATATGGGGAATTCATGTTGCTGCAAATTCACGCTTTAAAAAAATTGAAGACCTCGAAAATGCCACGGTTGCTATTAGTCGTTTTGGTTCAGGGTCACATTTAATGGCCATTGTAAATGCGCATAATAACGGCTGGGATATTGACCAATTAAAATTTAAAGTTGTTGGTAGTTTACAAGGCGGAATTGACGCCTTAACAAACGGCGATGCTGATTATTTTATGTGGGAGCATTTTACCACAAAACCGTTGGTTGACAATGCTACTTTTAGACGCTTAGGAGATTGCCCAACTCCTTGGCCTTGCTTTGTTATTGCCGTTAGAAACGAAGTGTTAGAAAATAATTTTGAAGAAGTAAAAAAAATATTAGCTATTATTAATCAATATACAGGTGATTTTAAAGACACCCCTGATATCGATAAAATACTAGCCCATAGATATGAGCAACAACTAGACGACATTCAAAAGTGGCTTTCAATAACCCAATGGAATGATGGCGAAGCAGTAACTGAAAAATTAATAAGCAGCATACAAAATAAAATGCAAGATTTTAACGTTATTGATACTAAGAGAGATTCAGGTGAGTTAATCAGAAATATGTATCTTTGA
- a CDS encoding nucleoside phosphorylase, which produces MNIQNSELILNPDGSIYHLNLKPEHIATDIIFVGDQYRVNKVTEHFDSIEFTTQKREFKTTTGTYKGKRLTVISTGIGPDNIDIVLNELDALVNIDLKTRKIKEQHTALNITRIGTSGSLQKSVPVDSFLLSTHALDLNGMLHSYQVTEISHPEMEDAFIKHTDWSAKKPSPLIIANSAFLEDKLTSAKIYKGITATAGGFYGPQGRVLRLALQDASLNNKIDSFEYQQNKITNLEMETSAIYGLSKLLGHNAASMNAIIANRANGTFSENPNKVVANLIIYTLNKLVS; this is translated from the coding sequence ATGAACATTCAAAATTCTGAACTTATTTTAAATCCTGACGGTAGCATTTATCATCTAAATTTAAAACCAGAACATATAGCTACTGACATTATTTTTGTAGGAGATCAATACCGTGTAAACAAAGTTACAGAACACTTTGATTCTATTGAGTTTACCACACAAAAAAGAGAATTTAAAACCACCACAGGAACTTACAAAGGCAAGCGACTTACCGTAATTTCAACAGGTATTGGTCCTGATAATATTGACATCGTTTTAAACGAATTAGACGCCTTAGTTAATATTGATTTGAAAACACGAAAAATAAAAGAGCAGCATACGGCGTTAAATATTACCCGTATCGGAACTTCAGGTTCTTTACAGAAAAGTGTTCCTGTTGATAGTTTTTTACTAAGCACTCACGCTCTAGATTTAAACGGAATGCTACATTCATATCAAGTAACTGAAATTTCTCACCCAGAAATGGAAGATGCTTTTATAAAACACACCGATTGGAGCGCTAAAAAACCATCGCCTTTAATTATTGCTAACAGTGCATTTCTAGAAGATAAATTAACCTCAGCAAAAATTTATAAAGGAATTACTGCTACCGCAGGAGGTTTTTACGGACCTCAAGGACGTGTATTGCGTTTAGCTTTACAAGACGCTAGCTTAAATAATAAAATAGATAGTTTTGAGTACCAACAAAATAAAATCACTAATTTAGAGATGGAAACTTCTGCTATTTATGGTCTATCAAAATTATTAGGACACAATGCGGCATCAATGAATGCGATAATTGCCAACAGAGCAAATGGTACTTTTAGTGAAAACCCTAATAAAGTAGTTGCCAATTTAATTATATATACATTAAATAAATTAGTTTCGTAA